One Cucurbita pepo subsp. pepo cultivar mu-cu-16 chromosome LG20, ASM280686v2, whole genome shotgun sequence genomic window carries:
- the LOC111783597 gene encoding uncharacterized protein LOC111783597, whose amino-acid sequence MRDIVSCFSENAVNISNPSCSSYSNAAAAVVSLPSSSPSPSVKTAVTSLYATTLSAAQSHLMISVTWTKTHSSQSLAVNFTQSPTAIAFHLDTTVRFFKKNKGSKSYDFQSSKIEILWDLAAAIYDGGPEPISGFYVLVTIDSEIALVLGEIPVSSRPYSLKTTMAADPEARKCWLISRTEHCSGNTLFSTKAKFSENGVFHEISIRCGGDDDGGKRKQPGLWVWIDKKAVIRVKRLQWNFRGNQSIFVDGLLVDLLWDVHDWFFGSAMNGFAVFMFRRRSGLESRLWLEEEKKMIPHNDIQKSLDFSLLIYASKTS is encoded by the coding sequence atgaGAGACATTGTTTCCTGTTTTAGCGAAAACGCCGTTAACATTTCTAATCCTTCCTGCTCTAGCTACTCCaatgccgccgccgccgttgTCTCTCTGCCGTCGTCGTCGCCGTCGCCATCGGTGAAAACCGCCGTCACGAGCCTTTATGCTACCACTCTCTCGGCGGCGCAGAGTCATCTCATGATTTCAGTGACATGGACGAAAACCCATTCTTCTCAAAGCTTGGCCGTCAATTTCACGCAATCTCCGACCGCCATAGCCTTCCACCTTGATACCACCGTCAGATTcttcaagaaaaacaaagggTCGAAATCCTATGACTTCCAATCTTCCAAAATCGAGATTCTTTGGGATCTCGCCGCCGCCATTTACGACGGTGGACCAGAACCCATTTCAGGATTCTACGTTTTAGTCACGATAGATTCAGAAATCGCTTTGGTTTTGGGGGAAATTCCGGTATCTTCGCGGCCTTATAGCCTGAAAACCACCATGGCTGCCGACCCAGAAGCTCGAAAATGCTGGTTGATCTCAAGAACAGAGCATTGCTCTGGAAATACTCTGTTTTCGACGAAAGCGAAGTTCAGTGAGAATGGGGTTTTTCATGAGATCTCAATCCGATGCGGCGGCGACGACGACGgagggaaaagaaagcaaCCGGGATTGTGGGTTTGGATCGACAAGAAGGCGGTGATTAGAGTGAAGAGATTGCAATGGAATTTCAGGGGAAATCAGAGCATTTTCGTTGATGGGTTGCTTGTAGATTTGCTGTGGGATGTTCATGACTGGTTTTTTGGGTCCGCCATGAATGGATTTGCGGTGTTCATGTTTAGAAGAAGGAGTGGATTGGAGAGTAGGCTGTGGTtggaagaggagaagaagatgattcCTCATAATGATATTCAAAAAAGTTTGGATTTTTCATTGTTGATCTATGCAAGTAAGACTTCTTGA